Proteins co-encoded in one Phycodurus eques isolate BA_2022a chromosome 14, UOR_Pequ_1.1, whole genome shotgun sequence genomic window:
- the bdkrb2 gene encoding B2 bradykinin receptor, translated as MALQTTRIPELNTTVENHTVIEEKSCIDPDLWNALTSSQPIYLGVITVLGVVLNVFVLLVFCLHKKACTVAEIYLSNLAAADLLVVCCLSFWVVNIAENFNWPFGVAMCKVVNTGIKMNVYSSIYFLVLVSMDRYVALVHPMSHGRMRRPKYAKLGCLLVWGFGLLLSAPTLVFRVVKYFPEYDVHACVLDFPSRGVMLLCDAMLIIFSFVIPIPIISFCTVKIIQALSKRTIERFNAEKTEQKATKLVLVILFAFLICWIPFHIVTVLDVLIKARVMLGCHLEAAIDICKQIFDYLAFFNSIINPVLYVIVGKNFRKKAQEVCKHWRLSSTATASTHSNTSATLRTFK; from the exons ATGGCTCTTCAAACAACAAG AATACCAGAGCTGAACACCACAGTTGAAAACCACACAGTCATAGAAGAAAAGAGCTGCATCGATCCCGACCTTTGGAATGCGCTCACCAGCAGCCAGCCCATCTACTTGGGGGTCATCACCGTGCTGGGAGTGGTCTTGAACGTCTTCGTGCTGCTGGTGTTCTGCCTGCACAAGAAGGCGTGCACGGTGGCCGAGATCTACCTGAGCAACCTGGCGGCCGCCGACCTCCTCGTGGTGTGCTGCCTTTCCTTTTGGGTCGTCAACATCGCCGAGAATTTCAACTGGCCTTTCGGTGTGGCCATGTGCAAAGTGGTCAACACGGGCATCAAGATGAACGTTTACAGCAGCATCTACTTCCTGGTTCTGGTGAGCATGGATCGTTACGTGGCGCTGGTTCACCCGATGTCGCACGGGAGAATGCGTCGACCCAAGTATGCCAAACTGGGCTGTCTGCTGGTGTGGGGTTTCGGCTTGCTCCTGAGCGCCCCGACGCTGGTCTTCAGGGTGGTGAAGTATTTCCCCGAGTACGACGTGCACGCCTGCGTCCTCGATTTCCCAAGCCGCGGCGTAATGCTGCTCTGCGATGCGATGCTAATTATCTTCAGCTTCGTCATCCCGATCCCCATCATCTCATTCTGCACCGTCAAGATCATCCAGGCGTTAAGCAAGCGGACGATAGAGAGGTTCAACGCTGAGAAGACTGAGCAGAAGGCCACCAAGCTGGTGTTGGTCATCCTGTTTGCCTTCCTCATCTGCTGGATACCGTTTCACATCGTCACAGTGCTGGATGTGCTAATAAAGGCCCGTGTGATGCTAGGGTGTCACCTGGAAGCAGCCatagacatttgcaaacagatCTTTGACTACTTGGCCTTCTTCAACAGTATCATCAACCCCGTCTTGTATGTCATCGTTGGGAAAAACTTCCGGAAAAAGGCTCAGGAAGTGTGCAAGCACTGGCGCCTCAGTAGCACAGCGACAGCGTCCACTCATTCAAACACTTCTGCGACACTGaggacatttaaataa